CATCGCGCAGGGCGCCGGCCTTGAAGCCTTCGCGGTTGATGCGGTGCACGTGGCTGATGCGCAGGCCGCGGGCGGCGTGGTGGGCCACACGCGCAGCTGCCAGGCCCACGGTGGCGTCGGTGGAGTCATCTAGCACCTGAATGTGCAGCAGCTCCGGCGGGTAGTCGAGGGCAGCGGTGGCGTCGATGACGCGCTCCACCACGTTTTGCTCGTTGTAGAGCGGCAGCTGCACCGTCATGCGGGCCACGCGGCCGGCACCGGCGGAGCAGGGGCGGGCCGCGTGGCATAGGCGCGCCGGGCCAGGCGCGTGAGCTGCCATTGCCCCACGCTAAATCCCAAAATAAACAGCAGGCACAGCCCGTAGAGCACCACCAGCAAAAGAGGCAGAACGGGCATCAACGGGAAAGCAACAAAGAGTGGAGTAGTCTAAAAACGTTTGTCATCCTGAGCTTGCGAAGGACCTTATCACGCCTGCGCCATTAATGAGGTTAGTGTTCAGTCGTGATAAGGTCCTTCGCAAGCTCAGGATGACAGACGTTTGCGTAATGCATTACCAATACCGGAAAATGGTCCATAGAATTTTGTAGCCGGCACCCAGCGTGCCGCGCACCGTGCCCGACACCTTGCTGGTGCCAATGCGCTTGCGGTAGCGCACGGGCACTTCCACCACCCGCAGGCCCTGGCGGAAGGCCTTCACCTGCATCTCCACCGTCCAGCCGTAGGTTTTGTCTTCCATGCCGATGGCGAGCAGGGCGGGGGCCAGCACGGCCCGGAAGGGCCCCAGGTCGGTGACGTTGCCGCGGTAGCGCAGGTTGAGCAACCGGGCCGCCAGCCAGTTGCCAAAGCGCTGCTGGGGCAGCAGGGCGCCTTTTTCGCGCTCGCCCAGGGCCCGGGAGCCTATCACGAGGTCGGCCTCGCCGCGCAGCAGCGGCGCCAGCAGGTCAGGCATTTGGTCGGGGAAATCGGAGTGGTCACCGTCGAGAAATACGACGATGTCGGGCTGCTCGGATTGGGGCTTGCCGAAGACGTAGGCCATGCCCGCCAGGCAGGCGTTGCCGTAGCCGGGGCGGGGCTCGCGCAGCACGGTGGCGCCGGCGGCCCGGGCCGCGGCGCTGGTGTCGTCGGTCGAGTTGTTGTCGACCACCACCACTTCCTGCACCAGGCCGACCGGTATTTCGGCCAGCACCAGGCCTATGG
This DNA window, taken from Hymenobacter sp. 5317J-9, encodes the following:
- a CDS encoding glycosyltransferase family 2 protein; its protein translation is MPQPRISVIIPAHNEANAIGLVLAEIPVGLVQEVVVVDNNSTDDTSAAARAAGATVLREPRPGYGNACLAGMAYVFGKPQSEQPDIVVFLDGDHSDFPDQMPDLLAPLLRGEADLVIGSRALGEREKGALLPQQRFGNWLAARLLNLRYRGNVTDLGPFRAVLAPALLAIGMEDKTYGWTVEMQVKAFRQGLRVVEVPVRYRKRIGTSKVSGTVRGTLGAGYKILWTIFRYW